A single Amphiprion ocellaris isolate individual 3 ecotype Okinawa chromosome 1, ASM2253959v1, whole genome shotgun sequence DNA region contains:
- the gpib gene encoding glucose-6-phosphate isomerase b has translation MGLTQDPNFHKLQDWYTAHALNLNMRHMFEADKERFNKLSLSLKTEDGDILLDYSKNLITDDVMKMLVDLGKSRGIEAAREKMFSGQKINFTEGRAVLHVALRNRSNTPIMVDGKDVMPDVNKVLEKMKGFCHRVRSGEWKGYTGKAITDVVNIGIGGSDLGPLMVTEALKPYSKGGPRVWFVSNIDGTHIAKTLAQLNAETTLFIIASKTFTTQETITNAESAKAWFLEHAKDKAAVAKHFVALSTNGPKVKDFGIDTENMFEFWDWVGGRFSLWSAIGMAIALHIGFDNFEKLLSGAHWMDNHFRTAPLEKNAPVLLALLGIWYINFFHAETHAMLPYDQYMHRFTAYFQQGDMESNGKYITNHGARVNYHTGPIVWGEPGTNGQHAFYQLIHQGTRMVPSDFLIPAQSQHPIRDSLHHKILLANFLAQTEALMKGKTTEEARKELEAGGLSGEALEKILPHKVFQGNRPTNSIIFKKLTPYTLGALIAMYEHKIFVQGVMWEINSFDQWGVELGKQLAKKIEPELKDTAEVHSHDSSTNGLINFLKKNFA, from the exons ATGGGACTCACTCAGGACCCCAACTTCCACAAACTGCAGGACTGGTACACAGCCCATGCCCTGAACCTCAACATGAGGCACATGTTTGAGGCTGACAAGGAGAGATTCAACAAGCTGAG CCTCTCCCTGAAAACTGAGGATGGAGATATTCTTCTGGATTATTCCAAGAATCTCATCACCGATGACGTCATGAAGATGTTGGTTGACCTG ggCAAGTCAAGAGGCATTGAAGCTGccagagagaagatgttctCTGGACAGAAGATCAACTTCACTGAG GGTCGCGCCGTGCTCCATGTGGCTCTGAGGAACCGCTCCAACACTCCCATCATGGTTGATGGCAAGGATGTAATGCCAGATGTCAACAAGGTTCTGGAGAAGATGAAGGGTTTCTGTCAT AGAGTTCGCAGTGGTGAGTGGAAGGGCTACACAGGGAAGGCCATCACTGATGTTGTTAATATCGGAATCGGAGGATCTGACCTT GGCCCTCTGATGGTGACCGAGGCCTTGAAGCCGTACTCTAAAGGTGGACCACGTGTGTGGTTTGTGTCCAATATTGATGGAACTCACATTGCCAAAACCCTGGCACAGCTCAATGCCGAGACAACCCTCTTCATTATTGCATCCAAG ACATTCACCACCCAAGAGACCATTACCAACGCTGAGTCAGCCAAAGCATGGTTCCTCGAGCATGCCAAAGAT AAAGCTGCTGTCGCCAAGCACTTTGTTGCTCTTTCCACAAACGGA CCTAAAGTGAAGGACTTCGGCATTGACACAGAGAACATGTTTGAGTTCTGGGAT tgggTTGGTGGTCGGTTCTCCTTGTGGTCTGCCATTGGAATGGCCATTGCCTTGCATATTG GCTTCGACAACTTTGAGAAGCTTCTGTCAGGAGCTCACTGGATG gACAACCACTTCCGTACCGCTCCCCTGGAAAAGAACGCTCCTGTCCTACTGGCTCTGCTGGGCATCTGGTACATCAATTTCTTCCATGCTGAGACCCACGCCATGCTGCCCTACGACCAGTACATGCACCGCTTCACTGCCTACTTCCAACAG GGTGACATGGAGTCAAATGGAAAGTACATCACCAATCATGGAGCACGTGTGAACTACCACACTGGGCCAATTGTCTGGGGAGAGCCAGGAACCAATGGACAGCATGCTTTCTACCAGCTCATCCACCAAG GAACACGAATGGTGCCTTCTGACTTCCTGATTCCAGCTCAGTCACAGCATCCCATCAGAGACAGTCTGCACCACAAG ATCCTCTTGGCCAATTTTCTGGCCCAGACAGAAGCCCTGATGAAGGGTAAGACCACAGAGGAGGCCAGGAAGGAGCTGGAGGCAGGCGGCCTGAGTGGAGAGGCTCTGGAGAAAATCCTGCCACACAAA GTATTCCAGGGAAACAGACCGACCAACTCGATCATCTTCAAGAAACTGACACCATACACACTGGGAGCACTTATTG CAATGTATGAACACAAGATCTTTGTCCAGGGTGTAATGTGGGAAATCAACAGCTTTGACCAGTGGGG AGTTGAACTGGGCAAACAGCTCGCGAAGAAGATCGAGCCTGAGCTCAAGGACACAGCAGAGGTCCATTCCCACGACTCATCAACCAACGGACTCATCAACTTCCTCAAGAAAAATTTTGCCTAA